The segment atttttcaggggggggggggggggtgcaacaggaagaaaaaaaatggaaaattggattcttcaaaatttcttgccattcaaaatgataataataataaaaaacaaaaatgaacgAAAAcaactatgaaataaaacaaaaaaatcaaaccaaccaaaatgttttatccgatgttcaaagtcctaatgtgggatgaagggttaaaagagtcttttactttgactgcctcaataattttcccctacatttcattttcttccatcgttgggggtgggatggggtagttagagtcctctactatgagtgcctcataatatcttcattttcttaattggtggtggtgtgtgtcaagttgggggggggggggggttgtcatccaagatatcttttatttgcattacaaaataacggcctctTACCTCTGTCGAcgcgggttcgaaacccgctcgcgccggtaagtgagaaagtttcccagtttactttcggaaggtcggtggtttcttcccaggtacatgtacattgtatctggtttctctcttccaccaacaaaaactgggcgccaccagataactgaaaagttgttgagtgtggcggaaaacataaaaaaaacccaaataaacataataacaaaaaatggatattgttatcaaaggtgggggacagacactcttttcccctccccttgattctatgtgcttgataactacgcataatatgataaactcaattattacattttgcattagtacaatttgcgtcgagttcaacgcagaatgtaataacgcaaatggcatagatatataagatctattgagcaccgaattagcataaaatgaagtaattgaaaatagcattatttaaagatatgtttaattcttaattattgcgtgctttaaatgaatcaaataaatctgtattatcaattaatgagagcaatattgagttactgttctcttatattgaattagcgatatcatttgtcttaataagagcgcgattataGATCATcgtttatctctctctctcttaatctctctctctctctctctctctctctctctctcatcccatacactcgtacagtgttgtatatgcaaattatctatgcacaaacaatttatgtacctaaatgatttcctgatttataaatctgcaatactctgaccaggaaatcatacggtataaggattcatgcacaataaaGGGTAAATATTCTAATCTGATACTTCCCtagattgaagatagctgatcggcacgggctaagtgtgtcgcagtctttacgatggacaatgttgtttactgttggaatacaaatggagtgtatcgttttgtttcatggattatgctaaaaaagggagttttactactactttgagtattttcgacaagtgtacatgtacatctgcggtcctttacagatattacgagtagacccaggtgaatagtcgtccgcattcgatgctttttcatggcgagcatacatgaccatgtcttctatatacgtacagtagcatttatgcatttgcattttgcttgatgTAAGaatgaatggtatagattttataccctttgcttattccatttcatcaatagatgcaaggtgaagataacgaacagtgatcaatctcataacttctataagcaacacaaaatagatagttgggcaaacacggacccctggacacaccagaggtggtatcaggtgcctaggaagagtaagcatctagataatagatgaaatatttctccgcgtttttggtatagttttgacatatttattgcaaatgtacacacattcacgtaaagaaaaaggcattctacatgtatatttatttatccaaagcatttagaatgatttactactgtacgatatgtttattgtaattttgagcactgcgtggtgtttcaaaacgtgatttgaTGTTCTATAAATTAGTAttggagatgtacgtgttacctctCGAAGCTACCCgaacaggtaaatcgaagacactgatgtgaagtgaagcgtagcaaaactcgttctcttatataccatgcgaaccctgatatatataacaatagaatatccaactactatggcggattagcagagaaatatggcggacatatagaattatactatatttattaattcatgtcagctttaagttaGTTTTGCTTTTTTACGGGTAAGCGTGCGCCGATTGAGGATGGGCGTTAAAGCAGACAGGAAattgttatgtaacagatatataCGGAAGCGTATTGCTGCCAATTGATATAATTATACCTCCcacaaacgaagtttggggggggggtatactggaatcacttcgtttgtccgtagacgcaatttatccagagtttatttctaataccgctggacatatttcattcaaactttatgcacatctatatattatgtagttgtgcatctcatattttcattgaaatattttaacagttatagaagttacgcacattttcttttcattttgggggttgcgcactttgtccagagtttaattctaataccgttgaacagatttgattcaaactttattctcatcttatatatataatgtagttgtgcatcttctattttgtatatggcgtgtaaaacgttgcactattatactaatcttgttattcatattcgaaaagttgtcattcatattcgataattttatcattcatattcaaaaacgtgttattcttattcaaaaacatgtcattcttattcaatagattgttattcatattctaaacttttcattcatattcaaaaacatgtgattcatattcgataatcttatcattcatattcgataattatgttatttatattcgacaatcatgtcattcatattctataattttgctattcatattcaaaagcatgtaattcatattcgataatcatgtcattcttattcgatagtcatgtcattcttattctataatttttaaattcttattcaatataatttgcatTGAGGGTAATATTATCTGTTTGTAAAGTCTCTGCTTattgggtacatgtatgtgaaagtATTTAATGTGAAACTAAATGTCAATTTTACTAAATGTTTACTAAAATTTTACTAAACTAAATGTCAAtgtcgaatatgaataacaacttttcgaatatgaatgatatgctttagaatataaattacaagttttcgaatatgaataacgagattagtataatagtgcaacgttttacacgccatacatgtacaaagtattaaattttataaataaatcaaatcattacaaatagcttaaatcgtaatatttcaacgtcttgtttatatttctatatactttaatctttcatatacatgtaacatttaaattcatCCATGCAGTTAAAAGTTGATAAATGAAACACGttattttacaatgtaacgaGTATAACAAGGTCCTAAGATCTAAAGTTAAGATATTTTTGTGAAACGGTACTACCGTATCTTATGATTGTCATAAGTCAGATCTTAAGACACTCTTACGATCTATCTTATGACAatcttaagatagttttgtgaaacccaGCCCTGCAGGGTTGTAAGTGTGTGAACAGAATAAATAAGTCTTGGTTTATCGCATGCTATATACTCCACAGTTTTGTTTGCAGTTTGAGCAGAGGGAGCAAAGGGTATGTCATGATTGTTTGCAGCACTGGCACTTTCTGCTGTAGTGAAGGACGATGCTCTTCTGTGGTATCTGTACCATAGACTCTTTATAATGTCCATCCTCTCCTATGGAATACATGGTAAAATTGACATTTAGTTTCACATTAAATACTTTCATACATTCAATGCATTTTTAACTTAATTTTACTAAAAATCTAATTCttctacaaaataaatatacctGGATCTGGAAATGAATGAAGTTGGGAAAAATCGTCAGGATGCAGGCGAGGTGGAAGGCATATCTGGCATTCTGGATTCCCACACTTACGAATGGTAAAGAAATAAGACCTGCACACAGTACAGTGGTCAAAGAACTCCTGAAGCTTGGGCCTGTCAATGAAGAAAATGATTCATATTTGTTTCTTATCAGAATTTTTCATAGTGAATTTACATTCCGTAAATCAATTCTATTAAAGATGAAGAAATTTATGTCCAAAAGTGTTCTTTTTAGAAGAAGCTTCAAGATTTGTAGGTATGAAGTAAGTAGGTTTACAGTATAAATGCTACAAAGAATAGATACAGGATTCAGGAGTAGAGAGCATTGACAGAGACTAATGAGTTACAGTTCGGTTACATCCACCTGTTTATTACACCTTTAATTTACCATTAGTATAAAGGAAATGGCTATAGCCCCAAATTAGGTAAAAAGTTGTGTATATCGATAGTTTCTAACAAGCCGTGCAAAAAAAAATactcaccagctgtagatgtaATGAACTATTAATTATTACTGTAAACATATTGTATTtgactattacatgtattctatTATTTGGTGCCTTTGGTGGAAAGCAGCTTCCACTAAACCAAATACTctaaatatcatgtatatatgaatGCATTTATTCAGAAATGCTCTATATCAAATCTGGGCACTTGTGAAGCAATCAATTTTTGCGAAACATTGTAAACGCTAAATATagacaaaaattaaatttttcgaAACGTTACCAATAACAAATTCTATCATTtgcataaatattcatatttggTTTCTTGCAAGaatccatcatcacctgcatatggtgtttatatatctcaactgattcgatatgcaagagcttgttctgggtatagtcagtttttaaatcgaggtaagctactgacaaacaagttgatggtacagggatttcaacagtctcgattgaagtcagcattttgcaaattctatggtcgttataacgatctagttcgtcaatacaacctcacattgggtcaaatgctgtctgacgtgtttcataccgattgttaagccgttcttggcacactgattttgacttgcggataactccgtttacctgatcagggtatagggctcacggcgggtgtgaccggtcaacaggggatgcttattcctcctagacacctgatcccacctctggtatgtccaggggtccgtgtttgcccatccatctattttgtattgcttgtaggagttatgaggttgatcactgttcgttatcttcaccttgcattatacTGATTtggtttgatttttaaaatagccACATTGCTTTTCAAAGTGTAAGGATATTAAACTCATTACATGTCCTTACGATCCTTTTTCAGACTTGGTTGTTTCATATTATGCcctggggtggggtggggtgggggggggggggaggcaaaCTTTTCCAGCTGATCCCAAAGGTCTTCAATTGCTTTCTCTGTAGCAGCTTGGAAACATTCGAACTGCTTGTCCTTCAAATAAAGCCTCCAGAACATCCGAGTAAGAAGGGCCGAAAAAGGATAGAAGATAGAATTTGATGTAATTATGATGTAAGTCTTCACTATACATCTCTTAGCACAGAAACTAGAATTTGAACATGGAAGATTATGATTCAGATATTTACCTTTACTGGCTCAACCGAATCCTTCATTTCTTGCCGCATTGCCGGATCCTTTGCCACTTCCCTGAGCTGGCCTAATCTACTGGCCGGACGTAGCCTTTTTTCACACCTATTTGAAGCTTGCGATCTCATTAAACCCACAGCCTGAAGTGCTAGATTCAAGATTGACATGATGTACTCAGCTGAGTTTCTCCATGATCCCATGGGTGGAGTTCTTGCTGCTATCAACATATCAAAGTCTCCACTCAAAAAAGACAAACCAGTGATAGCTGTACAGACAAATAAGTGAGTCGATGATCCGGACCACCATCTGTATAAAGACATAATATAGGCTTGGTATATAATTCCTCATCCAAAAGAATCTGGTTTAGTTCAGCAATATGCCGCAGTGGTGAAGACGGCTCAAGGACCAAATCTTTTACGCCAAACCTGTCCCCTGTAGAAGGATCCCTCTTCATGAGATTCAGGTATATCTATGAACATGGTGGCACTTGGGACATTGCCAAATTTTGTGAAATCGTggtaagaaactgcaaatactttgTCCTGAGCTACGGTACTACACACGTTTCCCCCCACTCCACAGCAGCAATGCGATTCCCTGGCTCACCGACCTTGTAATATTTGTCGTCCATGCAAGTAAATATAGTAAAGTCACGAAACGTGATACAGAATTCCTTATGATACCTGAATGTAGCGAATGCATAATGTGTATCTTCATGAGTTTTTACGCAACTGTCTACTTTGTACTTGAAATGTCTTTCAATTAGCCAGTAAAGAAGCATAAGTCGATGTACACTTGGGTGCAAATTGCAGTTTGAGCCATTGTTCTGAAGGTACAGTTGTTTCTGGTGGGCATGTCTCCTTTACACAACGCATGGGGTCTGGAACGCATATTGTTGTGGGCATGTCTCCTTTACACAACGCAAGGGGTCTGGAACGCATATTGTTTGTGCCAAGTGAGTTATCTGATCATGACGTCTCTCATCTACTGCCGTCTCAATAACGTATTAGAGATACTGTTTTGCTTTCTAAAAAAGAGAGCATCATACTTCGACAGTTGTCCTTCACTGTGACACCTCAGATCAGTAATATGTCTGCATGGATCCCCCATTTCAAAGGCTTGGTATACACGTGCATCTATCTCTATCTGATCATCTGTTTCAGCTTCCGCAGAATCACCAGCAAGTTGCCTGTATATGAATCGTGCCTCTTTTGCTTTTAAGTTACAAATGAGAGATGCCTTCCGAATAAAGTTTCTACGCAGAGCTCTGGTGTGGTAACTGGGTAATTCTTCTTTTCAAGACTGTATGACTTCTGTATTTTTGGCAACAGTATCTGATTCTACAGCATTGGAAGGAATACGCCAAATGAAATTGTGTGACCCAAGGTTATTGCTTGTAGAAAATGTCAGATGCATACACTTGTATGGTAATCCAGATTTTAAATAGTCAAAGTAATATCGTCTCTGTCTGGTGGATTCTGGAGTATATTTGTCAAAACAAATTGGCCTGTATTCCTTAGATGATCTTCCAATGCCTTGTACCTTACAACAATACAAGGTTTCACTACATATTTTGGATATATGAGTGCGCAGAGGAAACATTTTGCTCTGTTTTCATGCATCCTTTTGGCTGCATTTATCAAGTAATCTGAATAAATGTGGAGATTCTAAGACAGTTAAGTCAAGGCTCTTTTGATTGAAAACCACATTGGCCCACTCATATATAGCTGTTCAATACATCTATCAAGGCATGAAGCAAGATGGAGAATAGAAGAATTTTCCAAGGGAGTGTTCTTGTGTTTCTAGTTCTCAGGATTGTTGTATCCCATGAGATGTAATCAAACAAGAAAGGAACATAAAAACTTCTTTCTCTCAAAGTATCAATATGCGGATCAATAGTCCAGATGCAGTTTGTTATGATTTGAATCAGTGTTTTGCCTTGGTCTACATTGGTTGGTGTAAAGCCTAATCCTGCCTTTTGCAGCATTTTTGGAACTCTGTTGTATAACACTCTCTTGTTGTTAACAATACCCCCATCTACTGCATGTGGTTCTGGTAGTGACAGTTTACGAGCACCAGACAGCAGAACTTCAAACGCATTCTTCTTAGCATTGCctatcaatatcataattaacaagaggccaatgggccatatcgctcacctgagtcaccttggcccatattttaagattttctttatagatttgcatgtaaaactttgatccctatagTGACACCAACCTaatcccgggggccatgatttttacaaacttgaatcagaattatgtcaggatgctttcatgtaaatgtaaacttctttggctcagtgattcttcagaagagtcccgtggggatccgggttagaataggtccttagtaccccttgcttgtcgtaagaggctactaaatggggcggtctttaggatgagaccgtaaaaaccgaggcccgtgtcacagcaggtgtggatccctccctgctaaaatgccataagcgccgagtataggtctaaattttacagctcttcaccggcaatggtgacgtctccatatgtatgaaatattctcgagaaggatGTTAAACAGTATACGATCAATCGtattatatcatatacattgttGGCCGAAATGATTAAAACAGTAACGAAATCCAAGTACAAGGTGATCCGGGTTAGTACCACATGCTTGTCCTCagtggcgactaaatggggcggtctttcggatgagacgcaaaaaccgaggccccgtgtcacagcaggagtgACACGACAAAGATCACTCTCTGCTCAAAGggcgtaaacgccgagcatatgccAATATTTAGCAGCCTTTAACCAGGAATGgtcacgtctccatatgagtaaaaaattctcgagcgggacgttggACAATATTCCATCAATCAACCAAGTTCTAGATTTGCTCAAGTATGACGTTGTTTTTATGTATGCTGACCTCTCTGTGAGTCTGTCCAACTTTGtgaaaaattaagaattttgaATCTCTGAAATGGAAATAATAATCACGAGTATGTTTCAACTGTGCGGACATGCACGATGCGGAATTCATACACGGttaaaatatgtacatctgTTTTGAGATATATATTGCATGCTGTCTTGAGCTAAAATTAGTCAATATACATGCAATTAAAACGAAATGTAATTCATTACTGGATGAAAGTCTACGCTGTTTCTAGTGTGCGAATGTATAAGCAAGGAAGAATAGGGGAACTGGATTTACCCAATGCTTCATTCCGCATAATTAAGAAACTATACACATACGAATATTacttatatttgtatttgttacaCGACTTGGCTTTTACGAGTGTAGACTTATGCAAGTCATAATGCTTATGCATTGAAAAATACCATACAGGTACAATGAAAAATCAAAGATTGAtcactgaaaaaaaaagttgaagataGCGAACTTTGATTAATCTCACAAgtcctataaataatacaaaatctAGACcactggaaacaccagaggtgggatcaactGTCCCCGTTGACcaatcacacccgccgtgacatACTCTGTGTGACCAAAACAAACCCACCCTAGTAAAGTACATGGCAGTCCATGAGACCGTTGTACACGAAGCTCCTTAGATATAATATCTTTGAAAAATTCATTCAGAGCAGATTATACGTGCCAAGTTAATTTTTATAGGCAATATTTATCTAGGTGGAAAATGATGCACGGCACGAAAAGTGGGAAAGGCTCCAAAGAGATTGGAAAAGACATGAGGAAAAAGTATGCTTGCTGTGGTTTATTATACTTGCTGTTAATATGTGATAATTCTGTTTACAAATGACTTCAGCGTAACGACAAGTACGTGATTCTATCACGATTTTCGACATTCAAGAGTTACCCAATGATAGTGTTGTCttatgataatgtaatattataGGGAGAGAGTATGGCGTTAACTGAAAGAGGTGACGTGTCTCCTCTTATACTGTTTCCgcattaatgatatattttttagaTGATATACATCCTCTTTATACACTTACCCTGTTCATCAAGCAATCACGGAAATACGAATTTAGTAATACGTATGTACTATACAGTTAATCTCTGATAGATCTTTGCTTTagtgcatatacatatataaaaataccCAGTCTCATGTAAATTCTTGAAATAAGTATCTAATATAATTGAAACatttctgaaattgaaatacatataaagatgacatttgtttcaatatttattacttgaaataaaaaaaatatgtacatatgaaTGTGCATTTTACATACTACAGGTGCTTGATTTAGTCAGACATTGTTTAGCAATATCATCCCAAAATGTAGTAGGTGGACAACGACGTAGAAAAGCGCCATCTGGTGCACAGGAAATAAAGTGATCACATCGGTTACAGGCGGCGAAATCTCCGTCAGAAGGACAGTCCTTGACGGAATTAATTTGACGACAGTTTCCGGTTTGTGTTCCCGTGCTTGGCTGTGTTACTGTAATACATGTTAATGACAAAAAATTACATGTGAAGGTCTACGgatacacacacaaaataatcTGACGAGATATGATTATCCTGAGGGATTTCTTTAACAAAGCAAATCAATCgttaacattatacatgtaaatattcaattCCTTGGGATGAACATTTCATACGGTGTATTCAAGAAAAAAGCACTTTGTCCGCGGCGCTTATGATAGAAACCCAAATCAAAGTGTGAACATCTCCCGACAGCCGTATTTCAGAAGTAATAACTGCCTGATGAGTATAACCAGCGTTATCCTGAATACAGACATCACTAGCACTGTTCATTTCACATAGATACTTACCCATGCCGCCACCAGTTGCACGGCACATCTGAAACTCCATGCCATTTTTCCACATGTTGTACGTGTCACAGGTGAGCGACGACGTGCGAGTTCCGTCAGCAAGGGCAAAACCGTTGTTACAGGTCTGGGTACAAATTCTGTAGCGGGAAATTAGAGCACGAGTCTAATTAAATACAATTATCTTTCTCATCATAGTTTAGACTCATACAAGTGAGCTTTACTACCCTATTAGTGGTCCAATAATGAAATAAGAACTATATCATTGCATATTACTTTGTTACATGTTGTACTTATTATTGtattaagatacatgtacttacagtatataatttaaatttgttcataAGAGATAGTTGATGAGTGGAAATTCAGAATTCTTCAAATCAAATGGGACAacaaaggggatcaaagttttacttgggGATAGATAGAAAATATCTATGAAGATCGTCTTCTGAAGACCAACAGTTTCATGAATAATAATATTGATACAGTGTATGCATTGATGCCCATATAgtttagattcaagtttcttcaaatcgtATCCCTGGGAGTAAAGTTGGGTCACAGTAGGAgaacaaaattttacatgggaatatttagggggaaaatctttaaaaacttaGTTATAATGATAGCAAGCATCCATACGTAGTatagattccagtttgttcaaatattgGCCTCGGACTTTGCCTCAAAATAGGgaatcaaaggtttacatagtaatatattagaaaaacttcttctcaagccCAGAAGGATCACAATTAGTcacattaatatgcaagcatcatcagGTGGTGTAAATtccattttttcaattcattgtCCTAGAGGACAAGGTAGACCACAACAGGGGATAAAAATTACATGGCAATATTTAcggagattttttaaaaaaatcttctcatgacCAGCAGGTCCATCATTTGACAttcatattaaaaatatgcaatcATGCTTAGCTTCTGCATATTAAAAGTTTCGTCAAAAcatcaaatcatgccccccccccccccccggtgtgGTGTTAGGAAGGTGCCTCAATAGGGGGttcaaaatttgacattggaAAATATTATAATCTTCGAAACGTTTCTTATCAAAAGCCACTTgtcatgattagtcattttaatatgcaagcatGGAAATAGGGGGATCTTTATAAAATCTTCTTCAGGATATCGAGGCCATGTTAGTCATatgaaaagttgaagataacaaacagtgatcaatttcataattcctatatggaatacaaaattaagagtaaggcaaacacgggACCAAAGGTGGGAtaaggtacctaggaggagtaaacatcccctgtcgaccggtcacattcaCCATGAGCCCTTATATCTTGATtcgataaacggagtaatccatagtcaaaatcaatatgtaaagaacggcctaacaattagtatgaaactcgtcagacagcatttgatccaatggcaggttgtattggcaatctagatcgttataaagaccacagaatttgcaaaatgctgactttaaacgagactattgaaacccccgtaacatcaacttgtttgtcatttgcctgtctcgatttaaaaaaagatcatacgcagaacaaggtcttgcatatcgaatcaattgagaatgcaggtgataatggaatattggtacataaatgTGGAAAGTTGAATCCGTATATCATAAAGCAGAGTTGTTATTTTGCCGTTAACAcctatattcaataaaaatatctaagtatgaagaaaATGTGTAGggctctgtggtgtcttttatgctttcttcactgg is part of the Ostrea edulis chromosome 2, xbOstEdul1.1, whole genome shotgun sequence genome and harbors:
- the LOC130051686 gene encoding uncharacterized protein LOC130051686 — protein: MVSLLVALTVFSGSVITSDALLFSIIGLNPPHLDPFLATRCIPLRSATNAKVKCAYKASQLICTQTCNNGFALADGTRTSSLTCDTYNMWKNGMEFQMCRATGGGMVTQPSTGTQTGNCRQINSVKDCPSDGDFAACNRCDHFISCAPDGAFLRRCPPTTFWDDIAKQCLTKSSTCSM